The sequence TGAAGGTGGGCCGCATCGCCGGCCAGTTCGCCAAGCCGCGCTCGGCGCCGATGGAAAAGGTGGGCGATGTCGAACTGCCGTCCTATCGCGGCGACATCGTCAACGACATCGAGTTCACCCCCGCCGCGCGCATTCCCGATCCGCGCCGGCAGCTTGAAGCCTACCGCCAGTCTGCGGCGACGCTGAACCTGCTGCGCGCCTTCGCCAATGGCGGCTATGCCAGCCTCGGCAACGCGCATCAGTGGATGCTCGGCTTCATCAAGGACAGCCCCCAGTCCGGCCGCTACCAGGCGCTGGCCGACCGCATCACCGAGGCGCTCGACTTCATGCGCGCCATCGGCATCGACCCGGAGCATCATCCGGAGATGCGCTCGACCGAGTTCTTCACCTCGCATGAGGCGCTGCTGCTCGGCTTCGAGGAAGCGCTGACCCGGGTGGATTCGACCACGGGCGACTGGTACGCGACCTCCGGCCACATGATCTGGATCGGCGACCGCACCCGCCAGGCGGACCATGCGCACATGGAATATTGCCGTGGCGTGAAGAACCCGCTCGGGCTGAAGTGCGGCCCGTCGCTGAAGCCGGACGATCTCATCCGGCTCATCGACACGCTGAACCCGCAGAACGAGGCCGGCCGCCTCACGCTGATCGCACGCTTCGGCGCGGACAAGGTGGGCGACCACCTCCCCGCCCTGGTGCGCGCGGTGAAGCGCGAGGGCCGCACCGTGGTGTGGTCGTGCGATCCCATGCACGGCAACACCATCAAGGCGGCGTCCGGCTACAAGACCCGGCCGTTCGACCAGATCCTCAAGGAGGTGAAGGACTTCTTCGCCGTCCATGCGGCCGAGGGCACCTATGCCGGCGGCGTGCATCTGGAAATGACCGGCAAGAACGTTACCGAATGCACCGGCGGCGCGCGCGCGATCTCGGATGCGGACCTCAAGGACCGCTACCACACCTATTGCGATCCGCGCCTCAATGCCGAGCAGGCGATCGAGATGGCCTTCCTCGTCGCCGAACTGCTGAAGCAGGAGCGCGCGGGCCGGGTGCGCCCGGTGACAGAGGCGGCGGAATAGGTTCCGCGCCCGTTTATGCGCGAAGGAAACGCAGAGCACCGCGGCCCCAAAGCCGCGGTGTTTTCGTGAGGAGGATGCGTGTCGCAGCCTGAACCCGCCCGGCATGTGCTGGTGGAGACCGCCAATGTGCGCGTCGTCCGCACCGCCGGCACCCGCACCGATGTGGTCTTCGTCACCTTCGAGCCGCATGTCCTCGACAAGAACCCCGAGCGCCAGGCCTTCGCCGAGAAGTTCCTGCGCGACAACGGCTTTCCCGCCTACCACTTCTTCGCCGCCGACAATTTCTGGTTCCAGTACCCGGAAATGGAGGAGGTGCTGGCGCGGGTGCGGGCCGATATCGCGCCAGGTACCGAGGTGGTCGCCTATGCCGTCAGCATGGGCGCCTATGCCGCCATCCGCTTCGCCGGCCGGCTCGGGGTGACGCGCATCCTCGCCTTCTCGCCGCAATACAGCATCGACCCGAAGAAGGTGCCGTGGGACCGGCGCTGGGACCGGCTGTTCGACCGCCCGCGCCAGGTGCTGTGGGAGCATCTGATGGCCCCGCGCGGCGTGCCGGTCTATCTCTGCTACGATCCGCACAACCGCGACCGGCGGCATATGCGGCTCTATGCGCGCGAGGCCGATGTGGTGCCGGTGCGCGTGCCCTATGCCGGGCATGGCTCGATCACCGTGATGATGCAGACCGGGCTGCTGGGCAAGCTGGTGCTGGATGTCGGCGAGAACCGTTTCGACCCCGCCGCCTTCCAGCGCGAACTCGCCGGCCGTCTCGACCGGTCGCCGCTGCACCGCGAGAAGCGCGCGCTCAAGCGCCGGCGGCTGCTGCGCCGCCTTATCGCCGAGGCGATCGACCGCTTCGGCCTGTGAGGGCGGCGTTGCGAAATTGTGATTGTCGGCGGCGGACGGCTCTGGCTAGTTTGCCGTCGCACGAACAGGCCGCTCGCGGCCAGCGAGGCGTGGTGTGCGTCAGGTCATCTTCCAGAGCGAGAACCTCACGGTCGTCAAGGTTCCCGGCGCGAACGACGACACGGTGTTCGTCACCTTCGAATCGATGCGGGCCGACTGGCCGACCGGCCGCAGGGGCTTCGGCGAGGATTTCTTCGCCAAGCGCGGGCGCCCGGCCTATCACTTCCTGCCCTCCGGCAATCACTGGTACCAGTACCCGGAAATGCCCGAGGCGCTGGCCCGCGTGCGCGCCGACCTGCCGCCCGGCGCCCGCGTCATCACCTATGGCATGAGCATGGGCGGCTATGCCGCTTACCGCTTCTCCGAGCCGTTGGGCGCGGAGGTGGTGATCGCCTTCTCGCCGCAATACAGCATCGACCGCTGGCGGGTGTGGTGGGAACGGCGCTGGCGCTCGCAGAGCCGCGCCGTGACCTGGGACCGGCAGCCCCCGCGCGCCGGGGCGGTGAAATATGTGTTCTACGACCCGCTGAACCAGGACCGCCGCCATATCCGCGCCCTGCGGCGCGAGGGGGCGCTCGATCTGGTGCGCATCTATTTCAGCGGCCATGCCTCCATCACCTATGTCAATGAATGCGGCCTGCTGGAGAGCGCGGTGCTCGACATCGCCGAAGGCCGCTTCGACGCGCCTGGCTTTGAGCGGCGCATCTGGCAGCGCCGGCAGGTGTCCGAAACCTATGCCCGAATCCGCCGGCGCAAGCGCACCGGGCTGTTTCGCCGGCTGCGCTACATCCTCATCGAGCACCTGCTCGAACGCCGGCTCGGCACAGGCGGCGCCTCTGATGCGGCCGGGCTGACCCCGGACCGGGCGCTCTGAGGCGCGGCGGTGCGACAGGTCGTTTTCGCCTCCGACACGCTGCAGGTGGTGAAGGTGCCGGGCCGGTCCGACGGCCCGGTCTTCGTCACCTTCGAGCCTATGCTGCCGGTGCGCCCGCCGGATCGGCGCGGCTTCGGCGAGGCGTTCTTCGCCAAGCGCGGCTATACCGCCTATCATGTGATGTGCCGCGGCAATGACTGG is a genomic window of Ancylobacter sp. IITR112 containing:
- a CDS encoding alpha/beta hydrolase codes for the protein MRQVIFQSENLTVVKVPGANDDTVFVTFESMRADWPTGRRGFGEDFFAKRGRPAYHFLPSGNHWYQYPEMPEALARVRADLPPGARVITYGMSMGGYAAYRFSEPLGAEVVIAFSPQYSIDRWRVWWERRWRSQSRAVTWDRQPPRAGAVKYVFYDPLNQDRRHIRALRREGALDLVRIYFSGHASITYVNECGLLESAVLDIAEGRFDAPGFERRIWQRRQVSETYARIRRRKRTGLFRRLRYILIEHLLERRLGTGGASDAAGLTPDRAL
- a CDS encoding alpha/beta hydrolase yields the protein MSQPEPARHVLVETANVRVVRTAGTRTDVVFVTFEPHVLDKNPERQAFAEKFLRDNGFPAYHFFAADNFWFQYPEMEEVLARVRADIAPGTEVVAYAVSMGAYAAIRFAGRLGVTRILAFSPQYSIDPKKVPWDRRWDRLFDRPRQVLWEHLMAPRGVPVYLCYDPHNRDRRHMRLYAREADVVPVRVPYAGHGSITVMMQTGLLGKLVLDVGENRFDPAAFQRELAGRLDRSPLHREKRALKRRRLLRRLIAEAIDRFGL
- a CDS encoding class II 3-deoxy-7-phosphoheptulonate synthase, with the protein product MSDRWTPDSWRALPVQQVPDYPDAAALAAVERQLASFPPLVFAGEARRLKRELAKVANGEAFLLQGGDCAESFAEHSADNIRDFFRVFLQMAVVLTYAGASPVVKVGRIAGQFAKPRSAPMEKVGDVELPSYRGDIVNDIEFTPAARIPDPRRQLEAYRQSAATLNLLRAFANGGYASLGNAHQWMLGFIKDSPQSGRYQALADRITEALDFMRAIGIDPEHHPEMRSTEFFTSHEALLLGFEEALTRVDSTTGDWYATSGHMIWIGDRTRQADHAHMEYCRGVKNPLGLKCGPSLKPDDLIRLIDTLNPQNEAGRLTLIARFGADKVGDHLPALVRAVKREGRTVVWSCDPMHGNTIKAASGYKTRPFDQILKEVKDFFAVHAAEGTYAGGVHLEMTGKNVTECTGGARAISDADLKDRYHTYCDPRLNAEQAIEMAFLVAELLKQERAGRVRPVTEAAE